A single region of the Zootoca vivipara chromosome 2, rZooViv1.1, whole genome shotgun sequence genome encodes:
- the LOC118080797 gene encoding protein SSUH2 homolog isoform X1, producing the protein MADGRQGIRVPTQTYGTVGQTSAQWTFGVALPRDMAQIPGPYAPPTYNTGNISGYEGTSAAGGKHCLPPPNLFPGHGGGQQPPQRMWNVPAISKDEAQEAFIQYASSKCCYSTDPAKEMVFDDLQLFNTYRYKLETFTESRSSEWKAEPYGGGAVDSYLRGTAPLPWDVRADAPGMFREKTQRIRVPHTSALTACPTCGSTGRRHCSKCNGNSKQQCGRCHGRGVRFVDETCDQCSGSGMENCQECSGMGKIACNDCGGKGQLLSFIELQVEWKNNVYEYVADERSGFPIELFKTVTGETLFVDDSPMVYPVISFPDFGISQASRNAVEQHLAQFAPTKRILRQRQTIELILLTRVQYSWHGKPYSFYVYGKERKVYAEDYPQKCCCTIL; encoded by the exons ATGGCGGACGGACGTCAGGGAATCCG AGTACCAACTCAGACATACGGAACTGTTGGTCAGACATCTGCTCAGTGGACGTTCG GTGTCGCCCTTCCTAGAGATATGGCTCAGATCCCAGGACCTTATGCTCCTCCTACGTATAACACAGGCAACATATCTGGCTATGAAGGCACAAGCGCTGCAG GAGGAAAACATTGCCTGCCTCCACCTAACTTGTTTCCTGGACATGGAGGTGGGCAACAGCCGCCCCAGAGAATGTGGAA CGTTCCTGCCATTTCAAAAGATGAAGCCCAAGAAGCTTTTATCCAGTACGCTTCCAGCAAGTGCTGCTACAGCACAGACCCAGCCAAAGAGATGGTGTTTGATGACCTACAGTTATTCAATACCTACAGA TATAAACTGGAGACCTTCACTGAATCAAGATCCTCTGAATGGAAGGCGGAACCTTATGGGG GTGGAGCAGTAGATTCCTACCTGCGTGGGACAGCTCCTTTGCCTTGGGATGTGAGAGCAGACGCTCCCGGCATGTTCCGAGAGAAAACCCAGAGAATCAGAGTGCCTCATACATCAGCATTAACG GCTTGCCCGACATGTGGATCAACTGGTAGACGTCACTGTAGTAAATGCAATGGCAACAGCAAG CAACAGTGTGGGAGATGTCATGGAAGAGGAGTCCGGTTTGTGGATGAGACATGTGACCAATGTTCGGGAAGTGGAATGGAAAA TTGCCAGGAGTGTTCCGGTATGGGGAAAATAGCCTGCAATGATTGTGGAGGAAAAGGACAACTGCTGTCGTTCATTGAGCTGCAAGTTGAATG GAAGAACAATGTTTATGAATATGTGGCAGATGAAAGATCTGGATTTCCCATCGAACTCTTCAAAACTGTTACTGGAGAGACATTGTTTGTTGATGACAGCCCTATG GTATATCCAGTGATTAGTTTCCCTGATTTTGGCATCAGTCAAGCCTCCAGGAATGCCGTTGAACAACACCTGGCTCAGTTTGCACCTACAAAGCGGATACTGAGGCAG AGGCAAACAATTGAGCTGATCCTTCTCACCAGGGTACAATATTCATGGCATGGAAAACCTTACTCCTTCTACGTTTATGGCAAGGAACGGAAGGTGTATGCGGAGGATTATCCACAGAAGTGTTGCTGTACCATCCTGTGA
- the LOC118080797 gene encoding protein SSUH2 homolog isoform X2 produces the protein MAQIPGPYAPPTYNTGNISGYEGTSAAGGKHCLPPPNLFPGHGGGQQPPQRMWNVPAISKDEAQEAFIQYASSKCCYSTDPAKEMVFDDLQLFNTYRYKLETFTESRSSEWKAEPYGGGAVDSYLRGTAPLPWDVRADAPGMFREKTQRIRVPHTSALTACPTCGSTGRRHCSKCNGNSKQQCGRCHGRGVRFVDETCDQCSGSGMENCQECSGMGKIACNDCGGKGQLLSFIELQVEWKNNVYEYVADERSGFPIELFKTVTGETLFVDDSPMVYPVISFPDFGISQASRNAVEQHLAQFAPTKRILRQRQTIELILLTRVQYSWHGKPYSFYVYGKERKVYAEDYPQKCCCTIL, from the exons ATGGCTCAGATCCCAGGACCTTATGCTCCTCCTACGTATAACACAGGCAACATATCTGGCTATGAAGGCACAAGCGCTGCAG GAGGAAAACATTGCCTGCCTCCACCTAACTTGTTTCCTGGACATGGAGGTGGGCAACAGCCGCCCCAGAGAATGTGGAA CGTTCCTGCCATTTCAAAAGATGAAGCCCAAGAAGCTTTTATCCAGTACGCTTCCAGCAAGTGCTGCTACAGCACAGACCCAGCCAAAGAGATGGTGTTTGATGACCTACAGTTATTCAATACCTACAGA TATAAACTGGAGACCTTCACTGAATCAAGATCCTCTGAATGGAAGGCGGAACCTTATGGGG GTGGAGCAGTAGATTCCTACCTGCGTGGGACAGCTCCTTTGCCTTGGGATGTGAGAGCAGACGCTCCCGGCATGTTCCGAGAGAAAACCCAGAGAATCAGAGTGCCTCATACATCAGCATTAACG GCTTGCCCGACATGTGGATCAACTGGTAGACGTCACTGTAGTAAATGCAATGGCAACAGCAAG CAACAGTGTGGGAGATGTCATGGAAGAGGAGTCCGGTTTGTGGATGAGACATGTGACCAATGTTCGGGAAGTGGAATGGAAAA TTGCCAGGAGTGTTCCGGTATGGGGAAAATAGCCTGCAATGATTGTGGAGGAAAAGGACAACTGCTGTCGTTCATTGAGCTGCAAGTTGAATG GAAGAACAATGTTTATGAATATGTGGCAGATGAAAGATCTGGATTTCCCATCGAACTCTTCAAAACTGTTACTGGAGAGACATTGTTTGTTGATGACAGCCCTATG GTATATCCAGTGATTAGTTTCCCTGATTTTGGCATCAGTCAAGCCTCCAGGAATGCCGTTGAACAACACCTGGCTCAGTTTGCACCTACAAAGCGGATACTGAGGCAG AGGCAAACAATTGAGCTGATCCTTCTCACCAGGGTACAATATTCATGGCATGGAAAACCTTACTCCTTCTACGTTTATGGCAAGGAACGGAAGGTGTATGCGGAGGATTATCCACAGAAGTGTTGCTGTACCATCCTGTGA